A single window of Actinoallomurus bryophytorum DNA harbors:
- a CDS encoding YccF domain-containing protein, which yields MRTLLNLIWLIFAGFWLALGYFFAGIICCVLIITIPFGIAAFRIGVFALWPFGQTTVRRGDAGVMTAVGNVIWFVVAGLWLAIAHLFTGIALCVTIIGIPLGLANFKLIPVSLRPLGVDIVPTGDPRAFVA from the coding sequence ATGCGTACGCTGCTCAACCTCATCTGGCTGATCTTCGCCGGGTTCTGGCTGGCGCTCGGTTACTTCTTCGCCGGGATCATCTGTTGCGTGCTGATCATCACGATCCCGTTCGGCATCGCGGCGTTCCGCATCGGCGTCTTCGCGCTGTGGCCGTTCGGCCAGACCACCGTGCGCCGCGGCGACGCCGGGGTGATGACCGCGGTCGGCAACGTCATCTGGTTCGTCGTCGCGGGGCTGTGGCTGGCCATCGCGCACCTGTTCACCGGCATCGCTCTGTGCGTAACGATCATCGGGATCCCGCTGGGCCTGGCCAACTTCAAGCTCATCCCCGTGTCGCTGCGGCCGCTGGGCGTCGACATCGTCCCCACCGGGGACCCGCGGGCCTTCGTGGCGTGA
- a CDS encoding ABC transporter ATP-binding protein has product MTDSDRHVSLEILDVGHSYSGQVALRDVNLEVSRGELVSIVGPSGCGKSTLLRCVAGLTRPGRGRVVVGGAEVSGVPDDLAVVSQDYSRSLLPWLTVRDNVALPLRRRGMPKESRRAAAGQALDAVGLSASARRYPWQLSGGMQQRVSIARALAFRPSLLLMDEPFGSVDAQTREELEDLLLRVRDEGMTILFVTHDIDESVYVGDRVAVLSRAPGTVIADLPVDLPAERDQITTRELREFVRLRAEVGRLVRDGAGS; this is encoded by the coding sequence ATGACGGACTCAGATCGCCACGTGAGCCTCGAGATCCTTGACGTCGGCCACTCCTACTCCGGCCAGGTCGCGCTGCGGGACGTGAACCTCGAGGTCTCCCGTGGCGAGCTGGTGAGCATCGTGGGCCCGTCGGGATGCGGCAAGTCCACCTTGCTCCGGTGCGTCGCCGGGCTGACGCGGCCCGGCCGGGGGCGCGTCGTCGTGGGCGGAGCCGAGGTCTCCGGCGTGCCGGACGACCTCGCCGTGGTGTCCCAGGACTACAGCCGCTCGCTGCTGCCCTGGCTGACCGTACGCGACAACGTGGCCCTGCCGCTGCGCCGCCGCGGGATGCCGAAGGAGTCACGGCGGGCCGCCGCCGGGCAGGCCCTCGACGCGGTCGGCCTGTCCGCGTCCGCGCGCCGGTACCCGTGGCAGCTGTCCGGCGGCATGCAGCAGCGCGTGTCCATCGCCCGTGCGCTGGCCTTCCGGCCGTCGCTGCTGCTGATGGACGAGCCGTTCGGCTCGGTCGACGCCCAGACCCGTGAGGAACTGGAGGATCTCCTCCTGCGCGTACGGGACGAGGGCATGACGATCCTGTTCGTGACGCACGACATCGACGAGAGCGTCTATGTCGGCGACCGGGTGGCGGTACTCAGCCGGGCGCCGGGGACGGTGATCGCCGACCTGCCCGTGGACCTGCCGGCCGAGCGCGACCAGATCACGACGAGGGAACTACGGGAGTTCGTCCGCCTGCGAGCGGAGGTCGGCCGCCTCGTACGCGACGGCGCCGGCTCCTGA
- a CDS encoding DUF4234 domain-containing protein has product MSQSYPQETAAPAAAAPLSGAQMKRRNPAAAWLGLPIITLGIYGLVWYYLVHSELANFDRRRKVNAALALCSVLFGTFTLGIWPLINWVKLAGHIRGAQRAAGLEPSCSGGLGFLLGIIGFGVLYYQFELNKVVKQYGDAPAGTQVPLAA; this is encoded by the coding sequence GTGAGTCAGTCGTATCCGCAGGAAACCGCGGCGCCCGCCGCTGCCGCGCCGCTGTCGGGCGCCCAGATGAAGCGCCGCAACCCGGCCGCGGCCTGGCTGGGCCTGCCGATCATCACGCTCGGCATCTACGGGCTGGTCTGGTACTACCTCGTCCACAGCGAGCTGGCGAACTTCGACCGCCGCCGCAAGGTCAACGCGGCTCTCGCGCTGTGCTCGGTGCTGTTCGGGACGTTCACCCTCGGCATCTGGCCGCTCATCAACTGGGTGAAGCTCGCGGGTCACATCCGGGGCGCCCAGCGGGCCGCGGGCCTGGAGCCGTCCTGCAGCGGCGGCCTCGGCTTCCTGCTGGGGATCATCGGCTTCGGCGTCCTGTACTACCAGTTCGAGCTGAACAAGGTCGTCAAGCAGTACGGCGACGCGCCCGCCGGCACCCAGGTGCCCCTCGCCGCCTGA
- a CDS encoding flavin-dependent oxidoreductase, translating into MAAVRVVVVGAGVGGLTAALSLHSAGADVVVLDAVRDLLPLGVGINLQPHAVRELTELGLGPALEATGIQTREMLRLDRHANRIVSHDRGRFAGYAWPQYSIHRGELQMLLYDAVVERLGPGAVRTGLVFESYREDEEGVEVSLHARTGGAPVGLRADVLIGADGLSSAVRRQLHPGEGAPLWNGIRMWRGIAEADPYLTGRSMIVAGSHEHGRLVFYPISKAAEDRGRALVNWVAEVRVTPETRLETDAADWTRQGRLEDVLPYYADWKFGWIDVPGLIADSPQILEYPMVDRDPLPFWSRRRVTLVGDAAHPMYPIGANGGSLAIIDARVLAYELSRTDDPVDALKAYEAARLDEANSVVLACRDMAADRLLDTVAERAPNGFASIEDVLTADELTEMHEAWRRTTDMDAEALNSRPSWAPRR; encoded by the coding sequence GTGGCAGCGGTGAGGGTCGTCGTCGTCGGCGCTGGTGTCGGCGGTCTCACGGCGGCGCTCAGCCTGCACTCCGCCGGGGCCGACGTGGTCGTGCTCGACGCGGTGCGCGACCTGCTGCCGCTCGGCGTCGGCATCAACCTGCAGCCCCACGCCGTACGCGAGCTCACCGAGCTGGGTCTCGGCCCTGCGCTGGAGGCCACCGGGATCCAGACCCGGGAGATGCTCCGCCTCGACCGGCACGCGAACCGCATCGTGAGCCACGACCGAGGACGCTTCGCCGGATATGCCTGGCCGCAGTACTCCATCCACCGAGGCGAGCTGCAGATGCTGCTCTATGACGCGGTGGTCGAGCGGCTCGGGCCCGGGGCCGTACGCACCGGGCTGGTCTTCGAGTCCTACCGCGAGGACGAGGAGGGGGTGGAGGTCTCCCTGCACGCCCGTACGGGCGGCGCGCCGGTCGGTTTACGTGCCGACGTCCTCATCGGCGCGGACGGGCTCTCCTCGGCCGTACGCCGGCAGCTGCACCCCGGCGAGGGCGCGCCGCTGTGGAACGGCATCCGGATGTGGCGCGGAATCGCCGAGGCCGACCCGTATCTCACCGGCCGGTCCATGATCGTCGCCGGCTCGCACGAACACGGGCGGCTCGTGTTCTATCCGATCTCCAAGGCCGCCGAGGACCGGGGCCGCGCCCTGGTCAACTGGGTCGCCGAGGTCCGGGTGACCCCGGAGACCCGGCTCGAGACGGACGCCGCCGACTGGACACGCCAGGGCCGGCTCGAGGACGTGCTGCCGTACTACGCCGACTGGAAGTTCGGCTGGATCGACGTTCCGGGGCTCATCGCGGACTCGCCGCAGATCCTGGAGTACCCGATGGTGGACCGGGACCCGCTGCCGTTCTGGAGCCGCCGGCGGGTGACGCTGGTCGGCGACGCCGCGCACCCGATGTACCCGATCGGCGCCAACGGCGGGTCGCTGGCGATCATCGACGCGCGGGTGCTGGCCTACGAGCTCTCCCGTACCGACGATCCGGTGGACGCGTTGAAGGCGTACGAGGCCGCCCGTCTCGACGAGGCGAACTCCGTGGTGCTGGCCTGCCGGGACATGGCCGCGGACCGGCTGCTGGACACGGTCGCCGAACGCGCTCCGAACGGCTTCGCCTCGATCGAGGACGTCCTGACCGCGGACGAGCTGACCGAGATGCACGAGGCCTGGCGCCGTACGACGGACATGGACGCGGAGGCGTTGAACTCGCGCCCGTCGTGGGCTCCTCGCCGCTGA
- a CDS encoding ABC transporter permease, which produces MSAGAGGRTVVRLGAGVLHRWLALAVAVAAWEVGTRAAHSPFFPPPSRITSRMYHLWFSGPGTRLFLTSDATANVVPSLLRMATGLTISLVAGVGLGLALGRSERLFAYFDPAFQFARVIPPPTLVPVFIVLFKLGTQMQIAAIVFSAIWPILLNTTDGARSVDPLQMETAQVYKLSAADRVLKIIFPATLPKIFAGLRLSLSLSLILMVFSELLPGTANGIGFELTDAQSRSDLPTVWAAIVLLGILGYVLNAILLAVERRVLAWHRGSRGTDA; this is translated from the coding sequence GTGAGCGCGGGGGCCGGCGGCCGTACGGTGGTCCGGCTGGGCGCGGGGGTCCTGCACCGCTGGCTCGCGCTGGCCGTCGCCGTCGCCGCCTGGGAGGTGGGCACGCGCGCGGCGCACAGCCCGTTCTTCCCGCCTCCGTCGAGGATCACCTCCCGGATGTACCACCTGTGGTTCTCGGGGCCGGGCACTCGCCTGTTCCTGACCTCCGACGCCACCGCCAACGTGGTACCGAGCCTGCTGCGCATGGCGACCGGGCTGACGATCTCCTTGGTCGCGGGCGTGGGGCTCGGGCTCGCCCTCGGGCGGTCCGAGCGGTTGTTCGCCTATTTCGACCCGGCGTTCCAGTTCGCCCGCGTGATCCCGCCGCCCACGCTCGTGCCCGTCTTCATCGTTCTGTTCAAGCTCGGCACGCAGATGCAGATCGCCGCCATCGTCTTCAGCGCGATCTGGCCCATCCTGTTGAACACGACGGACGGCGCGCGCTCGGTCGACCCGCTGCAGATGGAGACCGCCCAGGTCTACAAGCTGTCGGCGGCCGACCGTGTCCTGAAGATCATCTTCCCGGCGACGTTGCCGAAGATCTTCGCCGGGCTGCGGCTGTCACTGTCGCTGTCGCTCATCCTCATGGTCTTCTCCGAGCTCCTGCCGGGGACGGCCAACGGGATCGGCTTCGAGCTCACGGACGCGCAGAGCCGCTCCGATCTGCCGACCGTGTGGGCGGCCATCGTCCTGCTCGGGATCCTCGGATACGTGCTGAACGCCATCCTGCTCGCGGTGGAGCGGCGGGTGCTGGCCTGGCACCGCGGCTCGCGCGGTACCGACGCATAA
- a CDS encoding thiamine pyrophosphate-requiring protein, protein MTDEFKPKTTAEHLLWLLHEHGVEHLFLNPGTDSAPVQEAAAVLTDAGVPIPRIIPCTFESVGLAAAHGYWQVTGRPQCVFVHVDVGTQNLGAMMHNAFRDRAGVIVIAGKTPYGEDPESAGGRSHVIHWQQDVPDQAGVVRGYAKLTLEITRSEMLARGVGRAVQIARGGRPGPAYLMISRDVLMDPPADVPGRTSGYAIPGPAMAGRETALRIAGLLAGAERPLLITAKTGRRPEGFAAITRLADRTGIRVVDTPESGCLNIATSHPMRVGSPEAARRLVAEADLLVVADCDVPWIPKFVHPRGDAVVVQIDADPLRTDMPLWSFPADISVTGDGATVLDEVAALLPEVDLAAKWPGGTGETPAAPAAAEGPIAAREVVEALNAVLREDDILVEEMVTNAGALHAFVRRTRPGTLAGTGSPGLGWALGGAVGIKLASPDRRVIAVVGDGSFMFAVPTAALCLAAEAGAPTLTVVLNNDGYRASRLPVFELFPDGVSAARGDAVGTRFRAAPDLAALARACHAHGESVDDRAVLVPALERALSAVEAGRSAVVDVRIAPN, encoded by the coding sequence TTGACCGACGAATTCAAGCCCAAGACCACCGCGGAACACCTTTTGTGGCTGCTCCACGAGCACGGCGTGGAGCACCTGTTCCTCAATCCCGGGACCGACTCAGCTCCGGTACAGGAGGCCGCGGCGGTGCTCACCGACGCCGGGGTGCCGATCCCGCGGATCATCCCGTGCACCTTCGAGTCGGTGGGGCTGGCGGCGGCCCACGGGTACTGGCAGGTCACCGGGCGCCCGCAGTGTGTGTTCGTCCACGTGGACGTCGGCACGCAGAACCTCGGCGCGATGATGCACAACGCCTTCCGCGACCGCGCCGGCGTCATCGTCATCGCCGGGAAGACCCCGTACGGGGAGGACCCGGAGTCCGCGGGCGGACGCTCCCACGTGATCCACTGGCAGCAGGACGTCCCCGACCAGGCCGGCGTCGTGCGCGGATACGCCAAGCTGACCCTGGAGATCACCCGGTCGGAGATGCTGGCGCGCGGCGTCGGGCGCGCCGTGCAGATCGCCCGCGGAGGCCGTCCCGGACCCGCGTACCTCATGATCTCCCGTGACGTCCTGATGGACCCACCCGCCGACGTGCCCGGCCGTACGTCCGGATACGCGATACCCGGTCCGGCGATGGCCGGCCGGGAGACCGCGCTCCGGATCGCCGGCCTCCTGGCCGGGGCCGAGCGGCCGCTGCTCATCACCGCCAAGACCGGGCGGCGGCCCGAGGGGTTCGCCGCGATCACCCGGCTGGCCGATCGCACGGGCATCCGCGTGGTCGACACGCCCGAGAGCGGATGCCTCAACATCGCCACGTCCCATCCGATGCGGGTGGGGTCGCCCGAGGCCGCCCGCCGTCTCGTCGCGGAGGCGGATCTGCTCGTCGTGGCCGACTGCGACGTGCCGTGGATCCCGAAGTTCGTCCACCCGCGCGGGGACGCCGTGGTCGTGCAGATCGACGCCGATCCGCTGCGGACCGACATGCCGCTGTGGTCCTTCCCTGCCGACATCTCCGTGACCGGTGACGGGGCGACGGTCCTGGACGAGGTGGCGGCGCTGCTTCCCGAGGTGGACCTGGCGGCCAAGTGGCCGGGCGGCACCGGGGAGACCCCCGCCGCCCCGGCCGCGGCCGAGGGACCCATCGCGGCGCGTGAGGTGGTCGAGGCGCTGAACGCGGTCCTGCGCGAGGACGACATCCTCGTCGAGGAGATGGTCACCAACGCGGGAGCGCTGCACGCGTTCGTCCGGCGGACCCGGCCGGGCACCCTCGCCGGCACCGGCAGTCCGGGGCTGGGCTGGGCGCTCGGCGGTGCGGTCGGCATCAAGCTGGCCTCTCCGGACCGGCGGGTGATCGCGGTCGTCGGCGACGGCAGCTTCATGTTCGCCGTGCCGACGGCCGCGCTGTGCCTGGCCGCCGAGGCCGGCGCGCCCACCCTGACGGTCGTGCTCAACAACGACGGCTACCGCGCCAGCCGGCTGCCGGTCTTCGAACTGTTCCCCGACGGCGTCTCGGCGGCGCGCGGTGACGCGGTCGGCACGCGGTTCCGTGCCGCGCCCGACCTGGCCGCGCTCGCCCGCGCGTGCCACGCCCACGGCGAGTCCGTCGACGACCGGGCCGTGCTGGTCCCGGCTCTGGAGCGCGCGCTCTCGGCGGTCGAGGCCGGACGGTCCGCCGTTGTCGACGTACGCATCGCACCGAACTGA
- a CDS encoding ABC transporter permease has protein sequence MILEEPPAPSGERPALTRTGRWVRGAAGLAILAAASEILGRAGIVDRDYLPPASAVLARSVGLLGDTEFLSGVWSTVRAWAIGLAIAVGGGVSLGLLLGSVPVLNTAVRAIVEFLRPIPSVALIPLVSLILGTGLRTEATLIVYAATWPVLFNTIYGLQDVDPVAKDTLRAFGFSRLSVTWLVSLPSAAPFIATGIRLAAAIALILAVGTEILSGFGQGLGVFIAQAQQTVDGTTDVLAGTVWAGMLGLIINTALVLGERRLFHWHVSQTKDRS, from the coding sequence GTGATCCTTGAAGAGCCGCCCGCACCATCCGGCGAACGCCCCGCCCTGACGCGTACGGGCCGGTGGGTACGGGGCGCCGCCGGGCTCGCGATCCTCGCGGCGGCGAGCGAGATCCTCGGCCGGGCGGGCATCGTCGACCGGGACTACCTTCCACCGGCGTCGGCCGTCCTCGCCCGCTCCGTCGGCCTGCTGGGCGACACCGAGTTCCTCTCGGGCGTCTGGAGCACCGTGCGGGCCTGGGCCATCGGCCTGGCGATCGCGGTCGGGGGCGGGGTCTCGCTCGGCCTGTTACTCGGCAGCGTTCCGGTCCTCAACACGGCGGTGCGGGCCATCGTGGAGTTTTTGCGGCCGATCCCTTCGGTCGCGCTCATCCCGCTCGTCAGCCTGATCCTCGGCACCGGCCTGCGGACCGAGGCCACGCTCATCGTCTACGCCGCGACCTGGCCCGTACTCTTCAACACGATCTACGGGCTCCAGGACGTCGATCCGGTGGCCAAGGACACGCTGCGCGCGTTCGGTTTCAGCAGGCTCTCGGTGACCTGGCTCGTCTCCCTGCCCTCGGCCGCGCCGTTCATCGCCACCGGGATCCGGCTGGCCGCGGCCATCGCGCTGATCCTTGCCGTGGGAACCGAGATCCTGTCCGGCTTCGGGCAGGGCCTGGGCGTCTTCATCGCCCAGGCCCAGCAGACGGTCGACGGCACCACGGACGTGCTGGCCGGCACGGTGTGGGCGGGAATGCTCGGCCTGATCATCAACACCGCGCTGGTCCTGGGGGAACGGCGGCTGTTCCACTGGCACGTCTCCCAGACGAAGGATCGATCGTGA
- a CDS encoding metallophosphoesterase family protein yields the protein MPPTSPLSSRDSATGAGWQCEQPGTYAELLPGQARNLSWLNPAVLWRSRNDVLARWFGDPTDDERRRWVDRQLQAGASPDFTIERDDPESFSFMLLGDTGEGDAPQYAVVPGFLKMSEGTRFAVISSDVIYPTGSINEYDTKFFRPYQGYDAPIYAVPGNHDWYDGLGGFMRVFCGAPELPPESAPKFPSRAWLRRLLWKNPDVPDEARLASAESLRSRPSQRATQPGPYWAIDAGPIRIVGIDTGILGDIDADQGAWLRQVSAGPKPKILVTGKPIYVDGAYHPGPIEGGGTVDEIVRDPACNYVAAIGGDIHNYQHYPVKVGDRTIEYVVSGGGGAFMHATHTIPRVNVAGVTEDEFKCYPLRGDCLAFYGRMYGRRLRMRRLFELTSEQAAAVIGKRLGITPERETNAPVTWRTSLVASLLGVPGRPHRANWFRLPVRKVYQRFLSPASASYVPPLFKSFLRLDVTPESLRIRCFAATGCREHEIAPPIEDEVTISLT from the coding sequence GTGCCCCCCACATCGCCTCTGTCCTCACGTGACTCGGCCACCGGTGCCGGTTGGCAGTGCGAACAGCCCGGGACCTACGCCGAACTCCTGCCCGGACAGGCCCGCAACCTGTCGTGGCTGAACCCCGCCGTCCTCTGGCGGTCCCGCAACGACGTCCTGGCCCGATGGTTCGGCGACCCGACCGACGACGAACGGCGCCGCTGGGTGGACCGCCAGCTCCAGGCCGGCGCGTCCCCGGACTTCACCATCGAGCGGGACGACCCGGAGTCGTTCTCGTTCATGCTCCTCGGCGACACGGGTGAGGGCGACGCCCCCCAGTACGCCGTGGTGCCCGGCTTCCTGAAGATGAGCGAGGGCACACGCTTCGCCGTCATCTCGAGCGACGTGATCTACCCGACCGGAAGCATCAACGAGTACGACACGAAGTTCTTCCGCCCGTACCAAGGCTACGACGCGCCGATCTACGCCGTACCGGGCAACCACGACTGGTACGACGGGCTCGGCGGTTTCATGCGCGTCTTCTGCGGCGCCCCGGAGCTGCCGCCGGAGAGCGCGCCGAAGTTCCCGTCCCGCGCGTGGTTGCGGCGGCTGCTCTGGAAGAACCCCGACGTCCCCGACGAGGCGCGGCTCGCCTCCGCCGAAAGCCTGCGGTCCCGGCCGTCGCAGCGGGCTACGCAGCCGGGCCCGTACTGGGCGATCGACGCGGGCCCGATCCGGATCGTCGGCATCGACACCGGCATCCTCGGCGACATCGACGCGGACCAGGGCGCGTGGCTGCGGCAGGTGTCGGCGGGCCCCAAGCCGAAGATCCTCGTCACGGGAAAGCCGATCTACGTCGACGGCGCGTACCATCCCGGCCCGATCGAGGGCGGCGGCACAGTCGACGAGATCGTGCGGGACCCGGCCTGCAACTATGTGGCCGCGATCGGCGGCGACATCCATAACTACCAGCATTATCCGGTCAAGGTCGGCGACCGGACCATCGAGTACGTCGTCTCCGGCGGCGGCGGCGCGTTCATGCACGCCACTCACACCATCCCGCGGGTGAACGTGGCCGGCGTGACCGAGGACGAGTTCAAGTGCTATCCGCTCCGCGGCGACTGCCTGGCGTTCTACGGCCGGATGTACGGCCGCCGGCTGCGGATGAGACGCCTCTTCGAGCTCACCAGCGAACAGGCCGCCGCGGTCATCGGGAAACGCCTGGGCATCACCCCGGAGCGCGAGACGAACGCACCGGTGACCTGGCGGACGAGCCTGGTGGCCTCGCTCCTCGGCGTGCCGGGCAGGCCCCACAGGGCCAACTGGTTCCGGCTGCCGGTCCGTAAGGTCTACCAGCGCTTTCTCTCTCCGGCCTCGGCGTCGTACGTACCGCCGCTGTTCAAGAGCTTCCTCCGCCTCGACGTGACCCCGGAGAGCCTGCGGATCCGCTGCTTCGCGGCGACCGGCTGCCGGGAGCACGAGATCGCCCCGCCGATCGAGGACGAGGTAACGATTTCGCTTACCTGA
- a CDS encoding bifunctional 3'-5' exonuclease/DNA polymerase: protein MRIAVAEASDDGGVLLPVAEDGAPLSPAEAVPDLVAAIAGREASGGDVRWVWGATSRVYPRLLRAGVRLARCHDLELAETLLLNHAGRYGEPRSLRAAHARLSGLAVPDDVAPGDGPPTLFDDRPADDIDAVVAVHADQQRRAAEAGVRLLVAAESAAGLAAAEMGHDGLPWRPDVHDSLLTELMGPRPAPGMRPRRLQELADQIGEAFGHRINPDSPAQVIKAFAAMGVTVPSTRSGVLKEVEHPAAGLLLAYKELARLHGAHGWSWLDSWVRDGRFRPEYVVGGVVSGRWATNGGGALQIPKVLRRAVVADPGWTLVVADAAQLEPRVLAALAGDRAFAAAAGETDLYAALAGAFGGARDKAKIALLSAMYGGTSGEAPQLLAVMRRRFPVAYEYVEAAARTGEAGRLVRSVLGRTCPPPSQAWRELAVQDGGGAAVRSRGRFTRNFVCQASAADWATALLATLRLRLAALGRSEADPPRLVFFQHDEVIVHTPEALAEAVSGAIKDSAAEARRLIFGDTPVRFPMETTAVACYADAK from the coding sequence GTGCGGATCGCGGTTGCCGAGGCATCGGACGACGGGGGAGTGCTGCTGCCCGTCGCCGAGGACGGCGCGCCGCTTTCTCCCGCCGAGGCGGTTCCCGATCTCGTCGCCGCGATCGCCGGCCGTGAGGCCTCCGGCGGTGACGTGCGCTGGGTCTGGGGAGCCACCTCGCGTGTCTATCCGCGGCTGCTCCGCGCCGGCGTGCGGCTCGCGCGCTGTCACGACCTGGAGCTCGCCGAGACGCTCCTGCTCAACCACGCCGGGCGCTACGGCGAGCCACGCTCTCTGCGGGCCGCGCACGCCCGCCTCAGCGGGCTCGCGGTTCCCGACGACGTCGCGCCGGGCGACGGGCCGCCCACCCTCTTCGACGACCGTCCCGCCGACGACATCGACGCGGTCGTGGCCGTCCACGCCGACCAGCAGCGCCGCGCCGCGGAGGCGGGTGTCCGGCTGCTCGTCGCCGCCGAGTCGGCGGCCGGGCTCGCCGCCGCCGAGATGGGTCATGACGGGCTGCCCTGGCGGCCCGACGTGCACGACTCCCTGCTGACCGAGCTCATGGGCCCCCGCCCGGCGCCCGGGATGCGGCCGCGCCGGCTGCAGGAGCTCGCCGACCAGATCGGCGAGGCGTTCGGGCACCGCATCAACCCCGACTCCCCGGCGCAGGTCATCAAGGCGTTCGCAGCCATGGGCGTCACGGTCCCCTCCACCCGGTCCGGGGTGCTGAAAGAGGTCGAGCACCCGGCCGCCGGGCTGCTCCTCGCGTACAAGGAGCTCGCACGCCTCCACGGTGCGCACGGCTGGTCCTGGCTCGACTCCTGGGTGCGCGACGGGCGGTTCCGCCCGGAGTACGTCGTCGGCGGCGTGGTCTCCGGCCGCTGGGCCACCAACGGCGGGGGTGCCCTGCAGATCCCCAAGGTCCTGCGCCGCGCGGTCGTCGCCGATCCCGGCTGGACCCTCGTGGTCGCCGACGCGGCCCAGCTGGAGCCGCGTGTCCTCGCGGCGCTCGCCGGCGACCGTGCCTTCGCGGCCGCCGCGGGTGAGACCGACCTCTACGCCGCCCTGGCCGGCGCGTTCGGCGGCGCGCGTGACAAGGCCAAGATCGCACTGCTGTCGGCGATGTACGGCGGCACCAGCGGCGAGGCACCGCAACTGCTCGCCGTCATGCGCCGCCGCTTCCCGGTCGCCTACGAATACGTCGAGGCCGCGGCCCGTACGGGCGAGGCGGGCCGGTTGGTGCGCTCCGTCCTGGGCCGCACCTGCCCGCCCCCGTCCCAGGCGTGGCGCGAGCTCGCGGTGCAGGACGGCGGCGGCGCGGCCGTACGCAGCCGGGGCAGGTTCACCCGCAACTTCGTCTGCCAGGCCAGCGCGGCCGACTGGGCGACGGCCCTGCTGGCGACGCTGCGCCTTCGCCTGGCCGCGCTGGGCCGGAGCGAGGCCGACCCTCCGCGCCTGGTGTTCTTCCAGCACGACGAGGTGATCGTCCACACGCCCGAGGCGCTCGCCGAGGCGGTCTCCGGCGCCATCAAGGACTCCGCCGCGGAGGCCCGCCGGCTGATCTTCGGTGACACCCCGGTCCGCTTCCCCATGGAGACGACCGCGGTCGCCTGCTACGCCGACGCCAAGTGA
- a CDS encoding DUF11 domain-containing protein, with protein MKHALAVVAGIVVGLPVMAALASANGHTRGGLPDRYVPIAQHRLRTGYAAIRTSVRTPRPKTVRRSRVLVSTSPYSHTPSPSASSEPAMPSAARPGRPGRYAEPAAGLSVTIDAPRTVRPGGTYTYRIRLANRGRGTPGEITVRNTLPSGVVRTGTSLPGGAGGYAGGRDTTLVMPRLAPGRSATARFAVRVRRNAHGELVARSRIASIDGARVRREGGNVAKVATRVR; from the coding sequence GTGAAACACGCGCTCGCCGTGGTGGCCGGCATCGTCGTGGGGCTGCCGGTGATGGCGGCACTCGCGTCCGCGAACGGGCACACCAGGGGTGGCCTGCCGGACCGGTACGTGCCCATCGCGCAGCACCGCCTCCGCACCGGTTACGCCGCGATCAGGACATCGGTGCGCACTCCACGGCCGAAGACGGTCCGGCGGTCGCGCGTGCTGGTCTCGACCTCGCCGTACTCGCACACGCCGTCGCCTTCCGCCTCCTCTGAGCCCGCCATGCCGTCCGCCGCCCGGCCCGGCCGGCCCGGCCGGTACGCCGAGCCGGCCGCCGGCCTGAGCGTCACCATCGACGCCCCGCGCACCGTCCGGCCCGGCGGCACGTACACGTACCGGATCAGGCTCGCCAACCGCGGGCGGGGCACGCCGGGAGAGATCACCGTGCGCAACACGCTGCCGTCCGGGGTCGTACGGACGGGCACGTCGCTGCCCGGCGGTGCCGGTGGGTACGCCGGCGGCCGTGACACCACGCTCGTCATGCCGCGGCTCGCCCCGGGCAGGTCCGCGACCGCGAGGTTCGCCGTACGGGTCCGGCGGAACGCCCATGGGGAGCTGGTCGCGCGCAGCCGGATCGCCTCCATCGACGGTGCCCGCGTCCGGCGAGAGGGCGGGAACGTCGCGAAGGTGGCCACCCGGGTGCGGTGA